The stretch of DNA CTTCCTGGGTCAGGCAGCATTCGTGGGGGGTCATTTATGGTTGCCTGCAGGGATTTGGCGGAGATCCTTTCCCTTCTTTACGGATTACCGGAAAGATGCACCGGGTAGACGAAGGTCCGCAGGAGAATCTGGTCGGGTTTCTCTTTGCGGTCTTTCGTTTTCCTCATCTGATTCTCCTCTTGCAAGGTGGGATGCAACTCCTGTGTTGTTCTCCACACCTTGTAAAATATATTTTACATTATGTTTTATATAACTTACTATTAGTCTCCAATGGTTAACCTGCGTAACCTGAAATTTCCTTTTTATTATACTGCGGATTTCAGGTAAATTCAATATAGGATTAATATGGAAGATTAACTGATGAAGATCAGTATCTGGGCGATGATGCTTATTCTCAGCGTATTGGTCGCGATAATCAGCCTGCTGCTGACCGGAACGATGAACATTCATAACGTTGTATATGCTTTCCTTTTCTGGCTCCTTGTAATCGGGGTAGGAGTCACTGGAATAATCGCTTTCTCCGGCCATTTTTTCAAAGCGGATGGGATTGCCGAAAAGATTGGGTGGCCCAAAGGAAATCCGTTCCAGCGTGAGATCGCATTTACGAACCTCGGGATCGGGATTGCGGGTGTGCTGTGCTTTTTCTTAAAGGACGGTTTCTGGCTTGCGGTGATCGTTATGTATTCAATATTCTCGGCAGGGGCTGGCTTTGGGCATATATACGAACAAAGAAAGAATGAAAATGCAGCCGAGTATAACACAGGGGCTGTTGTCGCATTCGATATCCTGATGCCTGTCGTGCTGATCGCTCTCTGGATTCTGATGTCTGTGACCTGACGCGGGCGATCGTTACTGCCGGAACCCGGTATATCAAATATACCGCAGATGTAATAATATAAAAAAACTATAATCCAATGACCTATGCCCGAAGATCTCTACAGGACGATACTGAACGATGACACGCCGCTGTTTTACGAGAGGCTCTCGGATTACCTGAGCGTACTTGGGAATCCGACAAGGCTGAAGATATTAAAGATAATCGAAAAAAATCCGAAGGACATCCGGGAGATCTCGAATGAGATCGGGACGAGCTACGAAAACACGAAAAAACACCTCAATAAACTTCTTAAAATCGGATTGATCAGAAAAGATGCCGGTGTCGGAAAGCCTACTTCAAAGGGTATACATGCGGTCTGGAAGTATTCAACGATTCCGGGCGGCCTTGAACTTATTGCACGGAATGTCGGCAGTTTCTGTAATATGGAGATTAAAAATCCCGAACTTGCAAGCCGGCTCGTAGAGATCAGGAAGATGATTGATGATGAAATATCATCGGATATGCCTGTTCTTGTTCTTCTCGGGGGGACGGATGACGGCAGGGTCTACACGGTCAGAAAGAATACGGTTAGACTCGGGAGGTATGACCCGTCTGCAAAGGGAATTTTTGACGAGGAGAATGACATAGTCCTGGATGACGATTACAGGGGCGTTACAAGGATTTCGAAACCGCACGCCGTAATAATCCTGGAAGACGGTGTATGGTGCATCATGGATGAAGGAAGTACGGGCGGGACCTCGGTAAACGGCAAATTGATTGGAAAGTCCGTTAGAACCGTTCTTTCAGACGGGGACATGATCGAACTCGGGGCCGGTGAAGGTATGGCTTCGTTTGTCTTCCACCTGAAGAAGAATTCGGATACTGCTGATGAAAATAACCTCAGTAGTGGTGATGAGATATGAATAAAGATCGTTTTCTCACC from Methanolacinia petrolearia DSM 11571 encodes:
- a CDS encoding DUF6790 family protein; amino-acid sequence: MKISIWAMMLILSVLVAIISLLLTGTMNIHNVVYAFLFWLLVIGVGVTGIIAFSGHFFKADGIAEKIGWPKGNPFQREIAFTNLGIGIAGVLCFFLKDGFWLAVIVMYSIFSAGAGFGHIYEQRKNENAAEYNTGAVVAFDILMPVVLIALWILMSVT
- a CDS encoding FHA domain-containing protein; translated protein: MPEDLYRTILNDDTPLFYERLSDYLSVLGNPTRLKILKIIEKNPKDIREISNEIGTSYENTKKHLNKLLKIGLIRKDAGVGKPTSKGIHAVWKYSTIPGGLELIARNVGSFCNMEIKNPELASRLVEIRKMIDDEISSDMPVLVLLGGTDDGRVYTVRKNTVRLGRYDPSAKGIFDEENDIVLDDDYRGVTRISKPHAVIILEDGVWCIMDEGSTGGTSVNGKLIGKSVRTVLSDGDMIELGAGEGMASFVFHLKKNSDTADENNLSSGDEI